The Setaria italica strain Yugu1 chromosome IX, Setaria_italica_v2.0, whole genome shotgun sequence genome has a window encoding:
- the LOC101770019 gene encoding probable N-acetyltransferase HLS1 yields the protein MTMTMTMRDEEEEEEQGVVIRSYNPKTDQAGTEAVDRECEVGPAGGMSLHADLLGDPVARIRHSPHHLMLVAETSGPGGRIVGLIRGTVKSVATGKACPQGEPAFANVGYILGLRVAPSHRRMGIARLLVRQLERWFEVMGAEYAYMATDKSNEASLRLFTGRCGYSKFRTPSLLVHPVHSHRLRAPRRATVVRLGACDAERLYRSRFANVEFFPADIGAVLDNQLSRGTFLAIVDGGGYEWRGVEDFLSSPPASWAVASAWDCGGVFRLEVRGASRLRRGAAAATRALDRVAKWLRVPSVPDFFRPFAGWFVYGLGGDGGDAAVAAEALFASIVNMARGAAAAVALEVAAMDPLRSRIPHWRRLSCAEDLWCMKRLGGGGGHADGWDWSRSVPGSSIFVDPREV from the exons ATGACCATGACCATGACCATGagagacgaggaggaggaggaggagcaaggGGTGGTGATCCGGAGCTACAACCCCAAGACGGACCAAGCCGGCACGGAGGCCGTCGACAGGGAGTGCGAGGTCGGCCCGGCCGGCGGGATGTCCCTGCACGCCGACCTCCTCGGCGACCCCGTCGCGCGCATCCGCCACTCGCCGCACCACCTCATGCTG GTAGCTGAGACGTCCGGGCCGGGCGGCCGGATCGTCGGCCTCATCCGCGGCACCGTCAAGTCCGTCGCCACCGGCAAGGCCTGCCCTCAGGGCGAACCCGCCTTCGCCAACGTCGGGTACATTCTCGGCCTCCGCGTCGCGCCCTCCCACAG GCGGATGGGCATCGCGCGGCTGTTGGTGCGGCAGCTGGAGCGGTGGTTCGAGGTCATGGGCGCCGAGTACGCGTACATGGCCACCGACAAGTCCAACGAGGCGTCGCTGCGCCTCTTCACCGGCCGCTGCGGCTACTCCAAGTTCCGGACGCCGTCGCTCCTTGTGCACCCCGTGCACTCGCACCGCCTCagggcgccgcgccgcgccacggtCGTGCGTCTGGGCGCCTGCGACGCCGAGCGGCTCTACCGCAGCCGGTTCGCGAACGTGGAGTTCTTCCCCGCGGACATCGGCGCCGTCCTCGACAACCAGCTCTCCCGGGGCACGTTCCTGGCGATCGTCGACGGGGGCGGCTACGAGTGGCGCGGGGTGGAGGACTTCctgtcctcgccgccggcgtcgtgggCGGTGGCGAGCGCGTGGGACTGCGGCGGCGTGTTCCGCCTCGAGGTCCGCGGCGCGTCCCgtctccgccgcggcgccgcggccgccacccgCGCGCTGGACCGCGTGGCCAAGTGGCTCCGCGTCCCGTCCGTGCCGGACTTCTTCCGCCCGTTCGCCGGGTGGTTCGTGtacggcctcggcggcgacggcggcgacgccgcggtggccgcggaGGCGCTGTTCGCGTCGATCGTCAACATggcgcgcggcgccgcggccgccgtggccTTGGAGGTGGCGGCCATGGACCCGCTCCGCTCCCGCATCCCGCACTGGCGCCGCCTGTCCTGCGCCGAGGACCTGTGGTGCATGAagcgcctcggcggcggcggcggccacgcggaTGGATGGGATTGGTCCAGGTCGGTCCCTGGTAGCTCCATCTTCGTGGACCCCAGGGAGGTTTGA